Proteins from a single region of Chryseobacterium sp. W4I1:
- a CDS encoding DUF349 domain-containing protein produces the protein MTTENNLSENEENKNSNEVSQEETSETPTVHDEMPHDHEVEHLEEEHADDISLADALKEMEKIINTANAGENFKRFNQLKEKASHYIHDEVEDKKHEYTEGGNAPENFSYEHPSQSKLSALINIFREKHDTYQKSQDEEQKKNLDHRQNIIERLKNLYTNSEPGTNLFKSIREIKEEWSNAGQVAKSEFKILNNNYFHHLNQFYQMLDLNKEFLEQEFSHNLEKRQHIIARAKELESEPVIQKALNELQYLHKLWKEEAEPVAEEFREKTWEEFKEISNKIHERKSELSAAIEGEQNDNLEKKNQIIAEIKKLSEPSETPNHGYWQNSIKRVEDLRTEFLKTGSVPRKLSNQNWNDFKITLRAFNTTKNNYYKSLKGSQQTNLEEKLKLIHTAQDNMNNEEWDITVPLFKKLQEDWKKIGHVPKSMTNKIWDEFRDACNTFFNNYREKNNTSNDNWKENYKHKKEILEDLKTVSNDEGSVERIEAIKTAWNNIGKVPRDKISINTEFNRTLREKLKLNKINELELKEEGLTENQLTDKARKIKSQISDLEAEIVKLENNLAFFNKPSRENPLLRDTFNMIDDKKAHLETLKQNLHSIIAGE, from the coding sequence ATGACTACAGAAAACAATCTTTCTGAAAACGAAGAAAATAAAAATTCTAATGAAGTATCTCAGGAGGAAACATCAGAAACGCCCACAGTTCACGATGAAATGCCTCATGATCATGAAGTAGAACACCTGGAAGAGGAACATGCTGATGACATTTCGCTGGCTGATGCTTTGAAAGAAATGGAAAAAATCATCAACACGGCCAATGCTGGTGAAAATTTCAAAAGATTCAATCAGCTAAAAGAAAAAGCAAGTCACTACATTCATGATGAAGTGGAAGACAAAAAACATGAGTATACAGAAGGTGGAAATGCTCCTGAAAATTTCAGCTATGAGCATCCTTCACAGTCAAAGCTATCTGCTCTTATCAATATTTTCAGAGAAAAACATGATACTTACCAGAAGTCTCAGGATGAAGAACAGAAGAAAAATCTTGACCACCGTCAGAATATTATAGAAAGACTTAAAAACCTGTACACTAATTCTGAACCAGGAACTAATCTTTTCAAATCCATTCGTGAGATTAAGGAAGAATGGTCAAATGCCGGACAGGTTGCAAAATCTGAGTTCAAGATTCTAAATAATAATTATTTTCACCATTTGAACCAGTTTTATCAGATGCTGGATCTGAATAAGGAATTTCTGGAGCAGGAATTCAGCCACAATTTAGAAAAAAGACAACATATTATTGCCCGTGCCAAAGAACTGGAAAGCGAGCCTGTAATTCAGAAAGCTTTAAATGAGCTTCAGTATCTTCATAAACTTTGGAAAGAAGAAGCTGAGCCGGTAGCTGAAGAATTCCGTGAAAAAACGTGGGAAGAGTTCAAAGAAATCTCAAACAAAATTCACGAAAGAAAGTCTGAACTTTCGGCAGCTATTGAAGGAGAGCAAAACGACAATCTGGAAAAGAAAAACCAGATCATCGCTGAGATCAAAAAATTATCCGAGCCTTCAGAAACCCCTAATCATGGGTACTGGCAGAATTCCATCAAAAGAGTGGAAGATCTCCGCACTGAATTCCTAAAAACAGGAAGCGTTCCAAGAAAACTTTCCAACCAGAACTGGAATGATTTTAAAATAACGCTAAGGGCTTTCAATACAACTAAAAATAATTATTATAAATCTCTGAAAGGCTCTCAGCAGACCAATCTGGAAGAAAAATTAAAACTAATCCACACTGCTCAGGACAATATGAATAACGAGGAATGGGATATTACCGTTCCGTTATTCAAAAAGCTTCAGGAAGACTGGAAAAAGATCGGACATGTTCCCAAAAGCATGACCAATAAAATCTGGGATGAATTCCGTGATGCATGTAATACGTTCTTTAATAATTACAGAGAGAAAAACAATACTTCCAACGACAACTGGAAAGAAAATTACAAGCACAAAAAAGAAATTCTTGAAGATCTAAAAACCGTTTCTAATGATGAAGGAAGTGTAGAAAGAATTGAAGCCATAAAAACAGCCTGGAATAATATTGGAAAGGTACCGAGAGATAAAATTTCGATCAATACCGAATTCAACAGAACTCTTAGAGAAAAGCTTAAATTGAATAAAATCAATGAGCTGGAGCTTAAAGAAGAAGGACTAACTGAAAACCAGTTGACAGATAAAGCAAGAAAGATTAAGAGCCAAATCTCCGACCTTGAAGCAGAAATTGTAAAACTTGAAAATAACCTGGCATTCTTTAATAAGCCTTCAAGAGAAAACCCTCTTCTGCGAGACACTTTCAATATGATTGATGATAAAAAGGCTCATTTGGAAACCTTGAAACAAAATCTCCACAGTATCATCGCTGGAGAATAA
- a CDS encoding shikimate dehydrogenase — MDSNKKLGLIGKNISYSFSKKFFEDKFQKLMLKDFTYTIFDLNEINEVENLLADPELLGFNVTIPYKEKIIDYLDDLSDEAEKIGAVNCVLIQDGKKTGYNTDAFGFEKTFLLHKKTHQDKALILGNGGAAKAVKYIMDKHGIPSITVSRNSEINFNNLDSETVRDHKIIIQCTPVGTFPNIEDCLEFPFDGITAEHLIIDLIYNPNYTQFIIRASQKGAKTVNGYYMLEQQAEKAWEIWNFQKK; from the coding sequence ATGGATTCCAATAAAAAATTAGGATTGATAGGCAAGAATATTTCCTATTCCTTTTCCAAAAAATTCTTTGAAGACAAGTTTCAGAAGCTCATGCTTAAAGACTTCACCTATACCATTTTTGACCTCAATGAAATTAATGAAGTAGAAAATCTCCTGGCAGACCCGGAACTTTTAGGGTTCAATGTGACCATTCCTTATAAAGAAAAGATCATTGATTATCTTGATGACTTAAGTGATGAAGCTGAAAAAATTGGTGCCGTCAACTGTGTTCTGATTCAGGATGGTAAAAAGACGGGCTATAACACAGATGCTTTCGGTTTTGAAAAAACATTTTTACTCCATAAAAAAACGCATCAGGACAAAGCCCTGATCTTAGGAAACGGAGGTGCAGCAAAAGCAGTGAAATATATTATGGATAAACATGGAATTCCGTCCATTACAGTTTCCAGGAATTCAGAGATTAATTTTAATAATCTTGACAGTGAAACGGTTCGTGATCATAAGATCATCATCCAGTGTACTCCTGTAGGTACATTCCCGAATATAGAAGACTGCCTTGAATTTCCTTTTGATGGGATCACTGCAGAACACCTGATTATTGACCTGATCTACAACCCAAACTATACTCAGTTCATTATCAGGGCATCACAAAAAGGAGCCAAAACCGTGAACGGATATTACATGCTTGAACAGCAAGCAGAAAAAGCTTGGGAAATTTGGAATTTTCAAAAAAAATAA
- a CDS encoding endonuclease, protein MKQILSFFLLSFAIFASAQAPAGYYTPAAGLTGAPLKTALKTIITQGHIDNGYGGLWTGYATTDRDYFYENDGKILDIYSENPNGPDPYTFILTTNQCGTYSNEGDCYNREHIVPQSLFNQAHPMVADIHFIRPTDGKVNGMRSNYPFGKVGVPSYTSANQSKLGNSVSAGYSGTVFEPIDAFKGDVARMIFYFVTRYEAELPGFSSGNMLGGSTFPGLQPWELNQLLAWHMTDPVSAEEIARNNASYTYQGNRNPFIDNPAYANQIWGTPVLDTEAPTAATNLITQNPTSNTISLSWTAATDNIGIAGYDVYVNGVLKTTVAGTTATIPGLSPSTTYTFYVIAKDASGNASPPSNNANGTTLAGQPGNTSCGTENFTNIPTSTTPAYATRTWTNNGITWIATDARIDETINGKAITIRNGNLTSSSISGGIQNLTLTTQLKYSGTAGNLTVQINDVTVGTIPFSTTQTTTTIENINVSGNVVIKIINPLPQTGNRVALDDLTWTCSGSLGTWEVKKDKSEFSVYPNPVKNNELFVKGENLSKVSKAEIYDLSGKLIETIANPFKNSNKINLKGLTKGNYILKTDRFSTKFIVE, encoded by the coding sequence ATGAAACAAATTTTATCCTTTTTTCTGCTGAGTTTTGCAATTTTCGCATCAGCACAGGCTCCTGCCGGATATTACACTCCAGCTGCAGGTTTAACGGGTGCTCCGCTTAAGACTGCACTTAAAACCATAATTACTCAAGGACACATTGACAATGGCTATGGTGGCCTTTGGACAGGGTACGCAACGACAGACCGCGATTATTTTTACGAAAATGACGGTAAAATCCTGGACATCTATTCTGAAAATCCCAACGGACCAGATCCATATACTTTTATATTAACAACCAACCAATGTGGCACATACTCTAATGAAGGAGATTGCTACAACAGAGAACATATCGTACCTCAAAGTTTATTCAATCAAGCTCACCCAATGGTGGCAGATATTCATTTTATCCGTCCTACAGATGGAAAAGTGAATGGTATGAGATCAAATTATCCTTTTGGAAAAGTAGGAGTTCCTTCTTATACTTCTGCGAACCAGTCTAAACTTGGAAATTCTGTGTCTGCAGGGTATTCGGGAACTGTATTTGAGCCGATTGACGCATTTAAAGGTGATGTAGCCAGAATGATTTTTTATTTCGTAACAAGATATGAAGCTGAACTTCCGGGATTCAGTTCTGGAAATATGCTTGGAGGGTCTACTTTCCCAGGTCTTCAGCCATGGGAACTTAACCAGCTTTTGGCATGGCATATGACAGACCCGGTATCTGCTGAAGAAATAGCTAGAAACAATGCCTCTTACACCTACCAGGGAAACAGAAATCCATTTATTGATAATCCAGCTTATGCAAACCAGATCTGGGGGACACCGGTTTTAGATACAGAAGCTCCAACAGCTGCAACTAACCTAATCACTCAGAACCCTACTTCTAATACAATATCTCTTAGCTGGACTGCTGCTACAGATAATATTGGTATTGCAGGCTATGATGTATATGTTAACGGAGTATTGAAAACTACGGTTGCAGGAACTACAGCAACTATTCCAGGACTATCTCCGTCTACAACCTATACTTTCTATGTGATTGCTAAAGATGCGTCAGGAAACGCTTCTCCTCCAAGTAACAATGCAAATGGAACTACATTGGCAGGACAGCCTGGAAACACCAGCTGTGGAACAGAAAATTTCACTAATATTCCTACATCCACTACTCCGGCTTATGCTACCAGAACATGGACAAATAATGGCATAACATGGATTGCAACAGATGCAAGAATAGACGAGACCATTAACGGAAAAGCAATTACAATCAGAAACGGAAACTTAACAAGTTCATCAATTTCAGGAGGAATTCAGAATTTAACCTTGACTACTCAGCTGAAATATTCAGGAACTGCCGGAAATCTTACGGTTCAGATCAACGATGTTACCGTAGGAACCATTCCTTTCAGTACAACACAGACCACTACCACCATTGAAAATATTAATGTCAGCGGAAACGTGGTGATTAAAATCATCAACCCATTACCACAAACTGGGAACAGAGTGGCATTAGATGACCTTACATGGACATGCTCCGGTTCATTAGGAACTTGGGAGGTAAAAAAAGACAAATCTGAATTCTCCGTTTATCCTAACCCGGTAAAAAATAATGAATTATTTGTAAAAGGTGAAAATTTAAGCAAAGTCTCAAAAGCTGAGATCTATGATCTTTCCGGTAAATTGATTGAAACTATTGCCAATCCTTTTAAAAATTCTAATAAAATCAACCTTAAAGGTCTTACTAAAGGAAATTATATCTTAAAGACTGACCGTTTCTCTACAAAATTCATTGTAGAATAA
- a CDS encoding ABC transporter permease, with protein MKNIAFYIASRYLLAKKGSTAVTFITWLSVGAMMVAVTAMFVIISVFSGLETLNKDLISNLHADLTIKSTSGKTIKDLDKVTSVLKNNKAITSFSRVIEEKLYVNYKGKGDIAYLRGVDSAYIKVNPINKDVFYGTYPSFKYSNEVLMETNLHNRLSIPIDSSSSYATMFMPKPGIGIINKEEDIYNKKDFLVTGVFPGKEQLDSYIIAPIELTEELLSLPKKSAYQIVIKLKNPENADAVKQNLLTSLGKNIEIKTKEEENAAFWKMINTEKMFIYLIFALVIFITTFNLAGAIIILQIDKKEQAKSLISLGFPLRHLRMTYFYTGILIVISGVISGLILGTVLCYFQLYTEFFRANEILPFPVKIVGKNYLIVALTASVFGIAISWFFSKISKDYITKN; from the coding sequence TTGAAGAATATTGCATTTTACATAGCATCCAGATACCTTTTGGCTAAAAAAGGCAGTACCGCTGTTACGTTTATTACGTGGCTTTCGGTAGGTGCCATGATGGTTGCTGTGACTGCAATGTTCGTCATCATTTCAGTATTCTCCGGACTTGAGACCCTTAATAAGGATCTTATTTCCAATCTTCATGCAGATCTTACAATCAAAAGCACTTCAGGAAAAACAATTAAAGACCTCGATAAAGTTACTTCTGTTTTAAAAAACAACAAGGCGATCACCAGCTTTTCCCGTGTGATTGAGGAAAAATTATATGTCAATTATAAGGGCAAAGGTGATATTGCTTATTTAAGAGGCGTAGATTCTGCTTATATTAAGGTCAACCCTATTAATAAGGATGTATTCTACGGAACTTATCCAAGTTTCAAATATTCCAATGAGGTATTGATGGAAACCAATCTGCACAACAGGCTGTCCATTCCTATAGATTCCAGCAGCAGCTATGCTACGATGTTCATGCCAAAACCAGGAATAGGCATCATTAATAAAGAAGAAGATATTTATAATAAAAAAGATTTTTTGGTGACTGGAGTATTTCCCGGAAAAGAACAGTTAGACAGTTATATCATTGCTCCTATCGAACTTACAGAAGAATTGTTGAGCCTTCCAAAGAAATCAGCATATCAGATCGTAATCAAATTAAAAAATCCGGAAAATGCTGATGCTGTAAAACAGAATCTTTTGACTTCCCTGGGTAAAAATATTGAAATAAAAACCAAGGAAGAAGAAAATGCAGCTTTCTGGAAGATGATCAATACCGAAAAGATGTTTATTTATCTGATTTTTGCATTGGTAATCTTCATCACAACCTTTAACCTTGCCGGAGCTATTATTATTCTCCAGATAGACAAGAAAGAACAGGCAAAATCTCTTATTTCACTTGGATTCCCTCTGCGCCATCTGAGAATGACTTATTTTTATACCGGGATCCTTATTGTAATTTCAGGGGTTATCTCAGGATTAATATTGGGAACTGTACTTTGCTATTTCCAGCTTTATACAGAATTCTTCAGAGCTAATGAAATCCTGCCTTTCCCTGTGAAAATTGTAGGAAAAAACTACCTTATTGTAGCGCTTACCGCTTCAGTTTTCGGAATTGCCATTTCGTGGTTTTTCTCAAAAATCAGCAAAGACTATATTACCAAAAATTAA
- the rbfA gene encoding 30S ribosome-binding factor RbfA yields MESNRQRKVAQIIQEDFAELFRKQASESKQSVLVSVSDVKISADLGIAKIYLSIFPQEFRTAVMKEIEENKAQYRNFIGQKMAKQVRIIPQLNFYLDTALDDVEKLERELRGEGDNPVL; encoded by the coding sequence ATGGAAAGTAACAGACAAAGAAAAGTAGCACAGATCATTCAGGAAGACTTCGCAGAGCTTTTCCGCAAACAGGCTTCAGAAAGCAAGCAAAGTGTATTAGTATCCGTTTCAGATGTAAAAATTTCTGCAGACCTTGGTATTGCTAAAATTTATTTAAGCATTTTCCCACAGGAATTTCGTACTGCAGTGATGAAAGAAATTGAAGAAAATAAAGCACAGTACAGAAATTTTATCGGCCAGAAAATGGCAAAACAGGTACGTATCATTCCTCAATTAAACTTTTACTTAGACACTGCTCTTGATGATGTTGAAAAACTGGAAAGAGAGCTAAGAGGCGAAGGTGACAATCCGGTTTTATAG
- the mce gene encoding methylmalonyl-CoA epimerase, with translation MKLEHIGIAVKSLGISDELFTKLLGEESYKKESVEREGVVTSFYQTGESKIELLEASNPESPISKFIDKKGEGIHHLAFGVENILEEIERLKKEGFQFISEEPKEGADNKLVVFLHPKSTNGVLVELCQEKQ, from the coding sequence ATGAAGCTAGAACATATCGGTATCGCCGTAAAATCTTTAGGAATTTCTGATGAACTTTTCACTAAATTATTAGGTGAAGAATCTTATAAAAAAGAAAGTGTGGAAAGGGAAGGGGTTGTGACCTCTTTTTATCAAACAGGAGAAAGCAAAATTGAGCTGTTAGAAGCCAGTAATCCCGAAAGTCCCATCTCAAAATTTATCGATAAAAAGGGTGAAGGCATCCATCATCTGGCATTTGGCGTAGAAAATATCCTTGAAGAGATCGAAAGATTAAAAAAAGAAGGATTTCAGTTTATCTCAGAAGAACCGAAAGAAGGTGCTGATAACAAATTAGTTGTCTTCCTGCATCCAAAATCTACAAATGGGGTACTGGTAGAACTTTGTCAAGAAAAGCAATAA
- a CDS encoding T9SS type A sorting domain-containing protein yields MKKLYMSAFTMCTILSYAQDVVWQKDIKSSTQDFLSHVTTTIDQQYLITGSSIQASKLSTGNKQNNGYDMHLVKLNQQGQEVWEKFFVGNNHDFLSATVGTQDGGFAVVGTSYSGKSLDKKEESKGGSDFWLIRLNEFGDQLWQKTLGSTSDEEARSVIQTTDLGFFVAGNVQNSDKGYGSKDVLIIKLDKDGKELSQLILGGKGLDEVETMIPTKDGGALLGIYSRSNLGGSKKTENFGEGDYWIIKLNKDGKVEWEKNFGGKQDDHLRTLVLTSTGYVIGGESRSERSGNKTVGIEEGTDLWLISLNERGDEIWQKSYNFGNRDILMGASVIQSQDSRSKNQDVTKGILLGGYTQAEGRIETDDETFWMLYLDQNGNEQWRKHVKGESRKREERLSDIKLNRDGSIILAGTSAEELGKENWKIVKLGDKQLDQLIEKQNIKIYPNPVSDYAYVEIGFDFKEADIILYDMGGRQLQSLKTKNKVTKINTQNLIQGAYLITIKTDINKTASAKLIKK; encoded by the coding sequence ATGAAAAAACTCTACATGAGTGCATTTACAATGTGCACAATCTTGAGCTATGCTCAGGATGTGGTTTGGCAAAAGGATATTAAATCCAGTACACAGGATTTTTTAAGCCATGTGACCACAACCATTGATCAGCAGTATCTTATTACAGGAAGTAGTATTCAAGCTTCTAAACTCTCTACGGGAAACAAACAAAACAACGGCTACGACATGCACTTGGTCAAACTGAACCAACAGGGTCAGGAAGTATGGGAAAAATTCTTTGTTGGAAATAACCATGATTTTTTATCTGCAACTGTTGGGACACAAGATGGTGGATTTGCCGTAGTAGGTACTTCTTATTCTGGTAAATCATTAGATAAAAAAGAAGAATCCAAAGGTGGATCTGATTTTTGGTTGATCAGATTAAACGAATTCGGAGACCAGCTTTGGCAAAAAACTTTAGGATCAACATCCGATGAAGAAGCAAGATCAGTAATTCAAACTACAGACCTGGGATTCTTTGTAGCTGGAAATGTTCAAAATTCGGATAAAGGTTACGGCTCAAAAGATGTTTTGATTATAAAACTTGACAAAGACGGAAAAGAACTCTCTCAGTTAATCTTAGGCGGAAAAGGATTAGATGAAGTAGAGACGATGATTCCTACTAAAGACGGTGGTGCATTGTTAGGGATCTATTCCAGAAGCAACTTGGGAGGTTCAAAGAAAACTGAAAACTTTGGCGAAGGGGATTACTGGATCATTAAACTTAACAAAGATGGAAAAGTTGAATGGGAAAAGAATTTTGGTGGTAAACAAGATGATCATTTGAGAACATTAGTACTGACTTCGACTGGCTATGTTATTGGTGGTGAAAGCCGTTCAGAAAGATCAGGAAATAAAACCGTTGGTATTGAAGAAGGAACCGATTTGTGGCTCATTTCATTGAACGAAAGAGGTGATGAAATCTGGCAGAAGTCTTACAATTTTGGAAACCGTGACATTCTGATGGGAGCGAGTGTTATTCAGAGCCAGGATTCAAGATCCAAGAACCAAGACGTGACCAAAGGAATTTTGTTAGGTGGTTATACTCAAGCAGAAGGTCGTATAGAAACAGACGATGAAACTTTCTGGATGCTGTATCTGGATCAGAATGGCAATGAGCAATGGAGAAAACACGTAAAAGGAGAATCCAGAAAGAGAGAGGAAAGGCTTTCAGATATCAAGCTGAACAGGGATGGTTCTATTATTCTGGCAGGAACCAGTGCCGAAGAACTTGGCAAAGAGAACTGGAAGATTGTAAAGCTGGGAGATAAACAGCTTGATCAGCTGATTGAGAAACAAAACATTAAAATCTATCCGAATCCGGTCTCAGATTATGCTTATGTAGAAATAGGGTTTGATTTTAAAGAAGCAGACATTATCCTTTATGATATGGGAGGAAGACAGCTTCAGAGTCTCAAGACTAAGAATAAAGTGACGAAAATTAATACCCAGAATTTGATTCAGGGAGCTTATCTAATTACGATAAAAACGGATATAAACAAAACAGCAAGCGCAAAGTTGATTAAAAAATAA